One Nicotiana tomentosiformis chromosome 4, ASM39032v3, whole genome shotgun sequence genomic window carries:
- the LOC138909713 gene encoding uncharacterized protein, whose protein sequence is MPAYAKFLNEILTKKSYIEETSVVMLTEKLENELGEIRSVPISLQLADQTTIILEGIVEDVLVRVDKFVFPVDFIVVKMEVNKEVPHYLRKTILRVDEKTVTFEMNIEMG, encoded by the exons atgccagcttatgccaaattcttgaacgagatccttacaaagaagagttatatagaagagacctcagtggtgaTGCTCACAGA gaaactggagaatgagcttggagagataaggtctgtaccaatatctttgcagctagcagaccaaacaactataatactTGAGGGGATAGTGGAGGATGTATTAGTTAGGGTAGATAAGTTCGTCTTTCCTGTAGATTTCATTGTGGTGAAGATGGAGGTAAACAAAGAGGTCCCCCattatcttaggaagaccattcttagagTGGATGAAAAGACTGTGACGTTCGAAATGAATATAGAGATGGGGTGA
- the LOC138909712 gene encoding uncharacterized protein, with the protein MTIKFLDKYFSSAKTGKFRREIHNFCQNEVETVFEGWERFKEIARKCHHSGIELWMQLQDFWDRLTPAARRILRNAAGGPLIKKTPEEIVTILDELSEDANQWPSEIAERRRVNGVHQVDANTSVQVQVDAMAKEIKKLTLALIQSENHAACNICGRGHPTPECQASTAEVNDVGNYNFNAIGQKHPDFSLSSPGGTANAWQQNNSRFQGAPGFGNLPRPQFHPQQPIQSGVEDLIKSFIDKTDERLDAHDAAMKEVGTCLRNLERQVGQIAIILSERIPGTLPADTEKNPKETVNDVTLRSGQVLKDSTPIHKETAPQTESGKELKIEDDKKTEKKKGKKGVEKKKEETSRREKSDDVSKHMPAFPFPQKLYREKLDKQFLIFLDMLRLVNVNLSFT; encoded by the coding sequence atgaccataaaatttcttgataaatatttctcatcagctaagacgggcaagtttagaagggaAATTCATAACTTCTGTCAGAACGAGGTTGAAACGGTGTTTGAAGGTTGGGAGAGGTTTAAAGAGATAGCACGTAAGTGTCAtcatagtggaattgaactctggatgcaactccaggacttttgggatagaTTAACACCAGCCGCTCGCAGAATATTGAGAAATGCAGCTGGAGGTCCGTTAATTaaaaagactccagaggagatagtcactattcttgatgagttgtctgaagatgcaaatcagtggccctctgaaattgctgaaagaagaagggtgaatggtgttcaccaggttgatgctaacacatctgtgcaggtacaggtTGATGCTATGGCAAAAGAGATAAAGAAGCTAACCTTAGCTTTAATACAGAGTGAGAATCATGCAGCTTGTAATATATgcggaagaggacaccctactcctgagtgtcaagcctcaactgcgGAAGTAAATGATGTGggaaattataacttcaatgcaatagGTCAGAAGCACCCTGATTTTTCAttgagttcacctgggggtactgcaaatgcatggcaacaaaataactctagatttcaaggagctcctggttttgGGAATCTGCCGAGGCCGCAGTTTCACCCTCAACAGCCAATTCAGTCTGGGGTAGAAGATCTTATAAAATCTTTCATTGACAAGACtgatgagagattagatgctcatgatgcAGCTATGAAAGAAGTTGGGACATGTTTGCGtaacttggagagacaagtgggacaaattgcaattatattatctgagagaatcccaggtactctgccagctgatactgaaaagaatcccaaagaaacagtaaATGATGTAACCTTGAGAAGCGGACAAGTGTTGAAAGATTCCACTCCAATTCATAAAGAAACTGCGCCTCAAACAGAAAGTGGGAAAGAACTGAAAATTGAAGATGATAAAAAGactgagaagaagaaaggcaagaagggagttgagaaaaagaaggaggaaacttcaagaagggaaAAATCTGATGATGTGAGCAAGCACATGCCTGCTTTTCCTTTTCCCCAAAAGttgtatagagaaaagctggacaagcaatttCTGATATTTCTGGATATGCTGAGACTGGTTAATGTAAACTTGTCATTCACataa